One Bremerella sp. JC817 genomic window carries:
- a CDS encoding thioesterase family protein → MLTEHTIEVRVRYQETDAQGRVHHANYITYFELARTEMLRAGGFNYKRMEAEGLLLVVRDVEVRYHLPAEFDDLLLVTVKTLKAKGARIELVYEIRRDDELVVEGRTILACISREGKPTRIPEVLRVD, encoded by the coding sequence ATGCTGACGGAACATACCATTGAGGTCCGCGTTCGCTATCAGGAAACGGACGCCCAAGGCCGAGTTCATCACGCCAACTATATAACCTATTTCGAGTTGGCACGAACAGAAATGCTGCGAGCCGGCGGATTTAATTACAAACGGATGGAAGCAGAAGGCCTGCTGCTGGTCGTCCGTGATGTCGAAGTCCGCTACCACCTGCCTGCCGAATTCGACGATTTGCTGCTGGTGACGGTCAAAACCCTCAAAGCGAAGGGTGCCCGGATCGAGCTCGTTTACGAGATTCGCCGTGACGACGAGTTGGTGGTCGAAGGGCGGACGATCCTGGCTTGTATCTCTCGCGAGGGGAAGCCAACTCGAATCCCAGAAGTACTACGCGTCGATTAG
- a CDS encoding lysylphosphatidylglycerol synthase transmembrane domain-containing protein — translation MKKHLLTLLRILVPAAILVYLIWTIARDPENVEAVRQIFSSRTRWGMVALAFGFALSALSLTFIRWYLLVISVGIPFHLKDAFRLGFLGYLLNFVGLGGVGGDLFKGYMLAKDNPEKRPEAVSTIIMDRLIGLYALFVVTSAAASTIDLETAKPAIRTMAYVVHSVSIAGLFGMSLALLPGFAKGSLRDFLEGIPKLGHIFKRIFASVRMYRRYPRYLVVIAVLSLGVHSLFSVAAYFLASGLFEHHPTLLEMMVITPLAMVFAAIPLSPGGMGTLELAITELYVTVPEEEMSKASAITVALGFRALTIGLAFIGAVFYWTNRASVDRSMAEATAEEENLEHLAETAGEEFEPSEEPEAR, via the coding sequence GTGAAAAAGCATCTGTTGACTCTTCTGCGGATCCTCGTGCCGGCGGCCATTCTGGTCTATTTGATTTGGACTATTGCTAGGGACCCTGAAAACGTCGAAGCGGTTCGCCAGATTTTCAGTTCACGAACACGCTGGGGAATGGTGGCGCTCGCTTTCGGCTTTGCGTTGAGTGCGTTATCGCTCACGTTCATTCGTTGGTATCTGCTGGTGATCTCGGTCGGCATTCCTTTCCATTTGAAAGATGCGTTCCGGCTTGGTTTCCTGGGCTATCTGTTGAACTTCGTCGGGCTCGGCGGCGTGGGGGGCGACCTGTTTAAAGGGTACATGCTGGCGAAAGACAATCCCGAGAAACGTCCCGAAGCAGTTTCGACAATCATCATGGATCGGTTGATCGGGCTGTACGCGTTGTTCGTGGTGACGTCGGCCGCTGCGTCAACCATCGATCTGGAAACCGCCAAGCCTGCCATTCGCACGATGGCCTACGTCGTCCATTCGGTATCGATCGCCGGATTGTTTGGGATGTCATTGGCACTTCTGCCGGGTTTTGCGAAGGGATCGCTGCGCGACTTTCTGGAAGGGATTCCGAAGCTCGGGCATATCTTCAAACGGATCTTTGCTTCGGTCCGCATGTATCGTCGCTATCCGCGCTATCTCGTGGTGATCGCAGTCTTGAGCCTGGGAGTGCATTCCCTGTTTTCGGTCGCGGCTTACTTTCTGGCTTCAGGCTTGTTTGAGCACCATCCGACGCTGCTCGAAATGATGGTGATCACGCCGCTGGCGATGGTGTTCGCGGCGATTCCTCTTTCCCCTGGCGGGATGGGAACGTTGGAACTAGCGATCACCGAGTTGTACGTGACCGTTCCGGAAGAAGAGATGTCGAAGGCCAGTGCGATTACCGTGGCACTTGGCTTTCGCGCCTTGACGATCGGCCTGGCATTTATCGGAGCCGTGTTCTATTGGACCAATCGTGCTTCGGTCGATCGGTCGATGGCAGAGGCTACCGCTGAAGAGGAGAACCTGGAGCACCTGGCTGAGACAGCGGGCGAGGAGTTCGAGCCGTCTGAGGAGCCTGAGGCTCGCTAA
- a CDS encoding RimK family alpha-L-glutamate ligase codes for MKLGILSCNRYCYSTRRLRDAAVERGHEVKVLNTLKFAIDLEKGEPDLYFRSKQLSPYDAVLPRIGASITYFGTAVVRQFEQMDVFPANSSSGITNSRDKLRSLQILSRHHIGIPQTTFVRDRADILPAIERVGGAPVVIKLIEGTQGVGVILADSVKIAEAIIETLHSTRQNVLVQKFVSESRGRDVRAFVVGDQVVAAMRRVAQGTEFRSNVHRGGTTEPVELDERYRETAVRAAQIMGLRVAGVDMLESESGPQVMEVNSSPGLEGIERCTKLDIAGAIVDYIAAQVDFPEIDIRQRLTVSRGYGVTELRIPEGSEYCGKTIDESGLPDLDINVLTLYRGTSVIPNPRLKRTLEPGDRLLCFGKLDAMRGMIPEKVIKQRRPKVKKLTDSALGKP; via the coding sequence CGTGGGCACGAAGTCAAAGTGCTTAACACGCTCAAGTTCGCGATCGATCTCGAGAAGGGTGAGCCCGACCTTTACTTTCGGTCGAAGCAACTCAGCCCGTACGACGCTGTGCTCCCCCGGATCGGCGCGTCGATTACCTACTTCGGTACGGCCGTGGTGCGGCAGTTCGAGCAAATGGATGTCTTCCCGGCCAACAGTTCGTCGGGCATCACCAACTCGCGTGACAAGCTGCGCAGCCTGCAAATCCTCAGTCGCCATCATATTGGCATCCCGCAAACGACATTCGTTCGCGATCGAGCCGATATTCTGCCGGCAATCGAACGCGTGGGTGGGGCACCGGTCGTAATCAAGCTCATTGAAGGAACCCAGGGGGTTGGTGTCATCCTGGCCGATTCGGTCAAGATTGCCGAAGCGATCATCGAAACCCTGCACAGCACCCGTCAGAACGTGCTGGTGCAGAAGTTTGTCTCCGAGAGCCGTGGCCGTGACGTGCGAGCCTTCGTCGTCGGCGATCAGGTCGTCGCTGCGATGCGCCGCGTTGCCCAAGGAACCGAGTTCCGCAGCAACGTTCATCGCGGGGGCACGACGGAGCCTGTCGAACTGGACGAACGCTACCGAGAAACGGCCGTCCGCGCCGCCCAGATCATGGGACTTCGCGTTGCTGGTGTCGATATGCTGGAAAGCGAAAGCGGGCCGCAGGTCATGGAAGTGAATTCTTCCCCTGGCCTGGAAGGGATCGAACGCTGTACCAAGCTCGATATCGCTGGTGCGATCGTCGACTACATCGCTGCTCAGGTCGACTTCCCTGAAATCGACATCCGTCAGCGTCTGACGGTTAGCCGAGGCTACGGCGTGACCGAACTGCGTATCCCGGAAGGATCGGAATACTGCGGCAAGACGATCGACGAATCGGGGCTGCCCGATCTCGATATCAACGTGCTGACGCTTTACCGCGGGACCTCGGTGATTCCGAACCCACGCCTTAAGCGAACCCTCGAACCGGGAGACCGTCTGCTCTGCTTCGGCAAGCTCGACGCGATGCGCGGCATGATCCCAGAAAAGGTGATCAAGCAGCGTCGTCCGAAGGTGAAGAAGCTGACCGACTCGGCACTGGGAAAACCTTAG
- a CDS encoding acetolactate synthase — translation MSTGAGSGTNFSTMRGRDYPSLRQFTVFLENRVGQLLEIVRRFEGSNVRIVALSINDATECCFVRFLLSDPEGGREILERAGLALIESDLIGVELPAEKQPLLRVCTALLQSEVNIVQAYPLLYTPNNRAAVALMVDNADIAMDTLLARNFKVLSEDDLKFDDP, via the coding sequence ATGAGTACGGGAGCCGGCTCCGGTACGAACTTCAGCACGATGCGTGGCCGCGACTATCCATCGCTGCGCCAGTTCACGGTCTTTTTGGAAAACCGCGTCGGGCAATTGCTCGAAATCGTGCGACGGTTCGAGGGGAGCAATGTTCGCATCGTCGCTCTCTCGATTAACGATGCGACCGAATGTTGTTTCGTTCGGTTTCTTTTAAGCGATCCCGAAGGGGGACGCGAAATCCTCGAGCGAGCAGGCCTCGCGCTGATTGAATCTGATTTGATCGGTGTGGAACTTCCTGCCGAGAAGCAGCCACTGCTGCGGGTATGCACCGCGCTGCTGCAATCGGAAGTGAATATCGTTCAGGCCTATCCGCTTCTCTACACGCCCAACAACCGAGCGGCAGTCGCCTTGATGGTCGACAACGCCGATATTGCGATGGACACCCTGCTGGCCCGCAATTTCAAGGTTTTGAGCGAAGACGACCTGAAATTCGACGACCCCTAG
- a CDS encoding ATP-binding cassette domain-containing protein: MIHVRDLVKSYDDLQLGKFTAVDHISFYAMPGEIFGLLGPNGAGKTTALRILSTVLEPTSGTVKISGYDVTTEPAMVRHRIGFMSANTAVYDRMTAWEMVEYFGRLYGLPDEELHERMEELFHRLGMREIRDVLGAKMSTGMKQKVSIARALVHDPPVLIFDEPTLGLDVFVARALVQLIAELRDQGKCIIFSSHIMREVEKLCDKVAIMNRGKILAEGTIDELRTQYGQPDLEELFFHLIGEPDGIAN; the protein is encoded by the coding sequence ATGATTCACGTTCGTGATCTCGTCAAATCGTACGACGATCTGCAACTCGGCAAATTCACGGCAGTGGATCACATCAGCTTTTACGCGATGCCGGGCGAAATCTTCGGCTTGCTCGGTCCCAACGGTGCCGGGAAGACCACCGCGCTGCGAATCTTGAGCACGGTTCTCGAACCCACTTCTGGCACGGTGAAGATCTCCGGTTACGACGTTACCACCGAGCCAGCCATGGTGCGGCATCGCATCGGATTTATGTCGGCCAACACGGCGGTTTACGACCGGATGACGGCCTGGGAAATGGTCGAGTACTTCGGTCGACTCTACGGCCTGCCGGACGAAGAACTGCACGAGCGAATGGAAGAGCTATTCCATCGGCTTGGCATGCGAGAAATCCGTGACGTGCTCGGCGCGAAGATGTCGACCGGCATGAAGCAGAAGGTTTCGATCGCGCGTGCCTTGGTGCATGATCCTCCGGTTTTGATCTTCGACGAACCAACGCTGGGCCTCGATGTGTTCGTGGCTCGGGCACTAGTTCAACTGATCGCCGAACTTCGCGATCAAGGGAAGTGCATCATCTTTTCGTCGCACATCATGCGGGAAGTCGAGAAGCTGTGTGACAAAGTCGCCATCATGAATCGCGGGAAGATTCTGGCGGAAGGTACGATCGACGAACTTCGTACACAGTACGGGCAGCCTGACCTGGAAGAACTTTTCTTCCACTTGATTGGCGAGCCGGATGGAATCGCCAATTAA
- a CDS encoding right-handed parallel beta-helix repeat-containing protein, with amino-acid sequence MTILFASPAWCADIFVDNISGDDRNTGSAAALKEGSTGPIFTIAKALRIARKGDRIVLKNTGVPYRESITLQGANNSGLQYLPFIIEGNGAVLDGRANIPLDGWKHATGDIYCFAPTYKSYQQLYIEDRPAERAQIDNVADIIKLQPLQWSLVDGMIFFRAEKDHGPGSYNLTYSAQRTGITLYEVRHVKIVDLTVQGFQLDGINVHSNCYHTDLIAVTSRGNGRSGVSVGGASRATISKSLLGDNGTVQLRGEGFSKTTVIDCTLLDNTAPATFQKDAKIEIDGKPISEPQAPQTARTPRPLSQPGAPGSPLQR; translated from the coding sequence ATGACTATCCTTTTCGCCAGCCCAGCCTGGTGTGCCGACATCTTCGTGGACAATATCAGCGGAGATGATCGCAACACCGGCAGCGCTGCTGCGCTCAAGGAAGGAAGCACCGGCCCCATCTTCACGATCGCCAAAGCCTTGCGAATTGCCCGTAAAGGGGATCGCATTGTTTTGAAGAATACCGGCGTTCCGTATCGCGAATCGATCACGCTGCAAGGTGCCAACAACAGCGGCCTGCAGTATCTCCCCTTCATTATTGAAGGCAACGGCGCGGTTCTCGATGGCCGTGCGAACATTCCACTCGACGGCTGGAAGCATGCGACCGGCGACATCTATTGCTTCGCCCCAACCTACAAGTCGTACCAGCAGCTTTACATCGAAGACCGTCCGGCCGAACGTGCCCAGATTGATAACGTGGCGGATATCATCAAGCTGCAGCCTCTGCAGTGGAGCCTGGTCGATGGCATGATCTTCTTCCGTGCGGAAAAGGATCACGGCCCTGGTAGCTACAACCTGACCTATTCGGCCCAACGTACCGGCATCACGCTTTACGAAGTGCGGCACGTGAAGATCGTCGATCTGACCGTCCAAGGCTTTCAGCTTGATGGCATCAACGTCCACAGCAACTGCTACCACACCGACCTGATCGCGGTCACGTCGCGTGGTAACGGCCGCAGTGGTGTTTCGGTGGGTGGTGCCTCGCGGGCGACGATTTCCAAGTCGCTTCTGGGTGACAACGGAACCGTGCAGCTCCGTGGCGAAGGATTCTCGAAGACGACTGTCATCGATTGCACGCTTCTTGATAACACCGCACCAGCGACTTTCCAGAAAGACGCCAAGATCGAAATCGACGGCAAGCCAATTAGCGAGCCTCAGGCTCCTCAGACGGCTCGAACTCCTCGCCCGCTGTCTCAGCCAGGTGCTCCAGGTTCTCCTCTTCAGCGGTAG
- a CDS encoding phosphopantothenoylcysteine decarboxylase, translated as MARILLTSGPTRQYIDPVRYLTNASSGRMGCSLAEAAVAAGHEVIIVSGPVTVTYPEQATVVWVNTTDEMLAAAREQFAQCDGLIGVAAPCDYRPEFVQDQKIAKTGQPLVLQLIETPDIVATLGAEKKDRWVVGFALETEDRRFRALVKLEKKSCDLMVLNGPEAMNSEENHVEVLAKDGSVVATIDGSKGEVASQIMQIVGERLIDA; from the coding sequence ATGGCCCGCATTCTTCTGACCTCGGGACCAACCCGACAGTACATCGATCCGGTTCGTTACCTGACCAACGCCTCGAGCGGGCGGATGGGGTGTAGCCTGGCCGAAGCCGCCGTGGCTGCCGGTCACGAAGTAATCATCGTCTCGGGCCCGGTCACCGTGACCTATCCAGAGCAGGCCACCGTGGTATGGGTCAATACCACCGACGAGATGCTGGCGGCGGCTCGCGAGCAGTTCGCTCAGTGCGATGGTTTGATCGGCGTGGCCGCTCCGTGCGACTATCGGCCGGAGTTCGTTCAGGACCAGAAGATCGCCAAAACCGGCCAGCCACTCGTCCTGCAGCTGATCGAAACGCCCGACATCGTGGCGACGCTGGGGGCTGAAAAGAAAGACCGCTGGGTCGTCGGGTTCGCCCTGGAAACCGAAGATCGCCGCTTCCGAGCGCTTGTGAAGCTCGAAAAGAAAAGCTGCGATCTGATGGTTTTGAACGGCCCCGAGGCGATGAACAGCGAAGAAAACCACGTCGAAGTGCTGGCCAAAGATGGCAGCGTGGTCGCGACCATCGACGGCTCGAAGGGTGAGGTCGCCTCGCAGATCATGCAGATCGTCGGCGAGCGACTAATCGACGCGTAG
- a CDS encoding ABC transporter permease subunit/CPBP intramembrane protease: protein MNWDNVKLILKRELRDQARDRRTLFSVVGLPVLLYPLMGLMVLNVMQFRQAHPTRLRVIGLTELPSTPQLFESSVEKNDDDTETTTYQFAEELLKSAGVTSRFNIEVSEASVDAAVVEKTARETLEAEKLDAIIYFPPGFRERMESFQNARNNQEESAEGLPAPQLITKSSDERSKLAENRLKQILHSWRENLIQFNLEANDVPSQITDPFSIGTLDLSDKPLDTSSYLWAKIFPFIVVIWALTGAFYPAIDLCAGEKERGTLETLLSSPALRSEIVAGKLLAIMTFSIATSVLNLMSMGFTATFVMGQVGGEMAGKLNFGPPPIWSLGWLFLALIPMAALFSALALAIATMARSSKEGQYYLLPLLMLNLPLVVLPVLPDTELSFGTSLIPVSGMSFLLKTLMEGDYARAATYFVPVLAVTAFCIWIAIRWAIDQFNNESVLFRESERFNLKAWLRKVWRDRQTTPSPAGAFVMGIVLLALPHALSGYIQPELNGDGQLEAPQLVRYMLTNQIGLILLPVVVAALIFTRSVTKTFQLRLADRQALLGIPLAIALAICLHPFALYLRMLIQKSIPMSQDLQERLASMLGGTADLPIWAIFAMFAVLPAICEEFACRGFILSGMRHLGHKWAAISISAIFFGMLHGILQQSIPAAIFGLMIGFVAVQCRSLFPAIAFHMVHNSLVFAHGVITAETMEEHPWLNGLVWWVSDMPGEAGYNPFLVAIAALGAVVIVGVIARMPAELSVEERRQMALSHQGTYRASAPKREDGSPST from the coding sequence ATGAACTGGGACAACGTCAAACTGATTTTGAAGCGTGAACTGCGCGACCAGGCGCGGGATCGCCGTACGTTGTTCTCGGTTGTCGGTTTGCCGGTGCTGCTGTATCCCTTGATGGGATTGATGGTGCTGAATGTCATGCAGTTTCGCCAGGCCCATCCAACTCGCTTGCGGGTGATTGGCCTCACCGAACTTCCCAGCACGCCGCAGCTCTTTGAATCGTCGGTCGAGAAAAACGACGACGACACCGAAACAACCACCTACCAGTTCGCGGAAGAACTGCTGAAGAGTGCTGGGGTGACCAGCCGGTTTAATATTGAAGTTTCTGAAGCTTCGGTCGATGCGGCCGTCGTCGAGAAGACGGCTCGCGAAACGCTGGAGGCCGAGAAGCTGGATGCGATCATCTATTTCCCGCCCGGCTTTCGCGAGCGGATGGAGAGTTTTCAGAACGCCCGGAACAATCAGGAAGAATCGGCCGAGGGGCTACCAGCGCCGCAACTGATTACCAAGTCTTCCGACGAGCGATCGAAGCTGGCCGAGAACCGGCTCAAGCAAATCTTGCACTCATGGCGAGAGAACCTCATTCAGTTCAACCTGGAAGCGAATGACGTTCCTTCGCAAATCACCGACCCGTTCAGTATCGGGACGCTCGATCTTTCCGACAAACCGCTCGATACGTCGTCGTATCTGTGGGCGAAGATCTTCCCGTTCATTGTGGTGATCTGGGCGTTGACGGGGGCGTTTTACCCGGCGATCGACTTATGTGCCGGTGAAAAAGAACGAGGCACGCTCGAGACGTTGCTTTCCAGTCCTGCGTTGCGATCCGAAATTGTCGCAGGCAAGCTGTTAGCGATTATGACGTTTAGTATCGCGACGAGTGTCTTGAATCTCATGAGCATGGGTTTCACTGCCACGTTCGTGATGGGGCAAGTCGGTGGCGAGATGGCCGGTAAGTTGAACTTCGGTCCTCCTCCGATCTGGTCGCTGGGCTGGTTGTTCCTTGCGTTGATTCCGATGGCGGCTCTTTTCAGTGCGTTGGCATTGGCGATCGCGACGATGGCTCGCAGTAGCAAGGAAGGACAATATTACCTGCTGCCGCTGTTGATGCTGAACTTGCCGTTGGTGGTGCTGCCGGTGCTGCCGGATACCGAGCTGAGCTTCGGTACGTCGTTGATTCCCGTCAGCGGAATGTCGTTCCTGCTGAAAACGTTGATGGAAGGGGATTATGCCCGGGCCGCGACCTATTTCGTGCCGGTCTTGGCGGTGACGGCATTCTGTATCTGGATTGCGATTCGCTGGGCGATTGATCAATTCAATAACGAGTCGGTTTTGTTCCGCGAAAGCGAACGTTTCAATCTGAAAGCCTGGCTGCGAAAAGTTTGGCGAGATCGTCAGACAACGCCATCCCCGGCCGGAGCGTTCGTGATGGGAATTGTGTTGCTGGCCCTTCCGCACGCCCTGAGTGGCTACATTCAGCCAGAGTTGAATGGCGATGGGCAGCTCGAAGCTCCGCAGCTTGTCCGCTATATGCTGACCAACCAGATCGGTTTAATCTTGTTGCCGGTGGTGGTTGCCGCGTTGATTTTCACGCGCAGTGTGACCAAGACGTTTCAGCTTCGGCTGGCCGATCGCCAGGCGTTGCTGGGAATTCCATTGGCAATCGCTCTGGCCATTTGTCTGCATCCGTTCGCGTTGTACCTGCGGATGCTGATTCAGAAATCGATTCCGATGTCGCAAGATTTACAGGAACGTTTGGCGAGTATGCTGGGGGGCACGGCCGATCTGCCGATCTGGGCGATCTTCGCAATGTTTGCAGTCTTGCCGGCGATCTGCGAAGAGTTTGCCTGCCGCGGGTTTATTCTGTCAGGCATGCGGCACCTCGGTCATAAATGGGCCGCCATTTCGATCTCGGCGATCTTCTTTGGAATGTTGCATGGCATTTTGCAGCAGTCGATCCCTGCCGCGATCTTTGGCCTGATGATCGGCTTTGTTGCTGTTCAGTGCCGAAGCTTGTTCCCGGCGATCGCTTTCCACATGGTGCATAACAGCCTGGTGTTCGCCCACGGTGTGATCACGGCCGAGACCATGGAAGAGCATCCTTGGCTCAACGGGCTGGTGTGGTGGGTGAGTGATATGCCAGGCGAGGCGGGCTACAACCCGTTTCTGGTTGCCATTGCCGCCCTGGGCGCCGTGGTCATTGTCGGCGTTATTGCTCGCATGCCCGCGGAACTTTCCGTGGAAGAGCGTCGCCAAATGGCACTCAGCCATCAAGGGACCTACCGAGCGTCGGCCCCGAAGCGTGAAGATGGTAGCCCGTCGACTTAG